The DNA region GTACAACGCACTTAGTATTAAAGAATTTTCCTAGTAAAAACTTTATTATTGATAAACTCTCCAGTATAGCCATTGACATACAGTTTATCGATTTGGAATATTTACTGGATCGTGAGTTGCAGGCTGAATGGGTGCAATACTTAAAGGCCGCTTCGATTAAAAAGATGCCTTCGAATAGTGTTATCTATTAGAACTGAATGAGCGTTTGATCTTATATCCTATTATTACAAATGGAATGATACCAGCAATCAATAATGGCCAAAACCATGTAGGATATATTGCATTAAACCAAAGCCACCCGATAATAATCATGATAAGTATCCCGACAATGAGACTTTCTTTAAGATTGCCACTTAAGCTCGTTGTGAGCACCCCACCGATTATGCAACTTATATAGATGCAGGCTAATTTTACTAAAACTTGCATTACCTCTGGATTACTTAGCAACGGGTGACTGAACATTTCATTTGCTTGGGGGTAAAGTTTCCCCTGTAAAACGGCAAAAATTGAGCTGAGCAGCCCGATTGCACCTACCCCTATACAATAGATATAATCTTCCTAAATTTCATTGTTATTTAAATTAAGGGTAAATTTAATCTGATCTTCCGTGAGGACAAGCTGCTCAGTCATCATCTTGCTCACCTCGGCATCAGAGGCGGCACTAAATAATCTGGTGAACCGAATTAAGTCAGCTTCATTTCTAGGTATAAAAGATTGCGCATTATTTCTTGCATTGGCTTGGAACTTTTTTATGATCGGTTGCATCAATGCATTGTAGTTTTCAAGTGAAACCGCAAGATCATCTGGCGACCTAGCAAGAAAATGTGACAACGCTTTTGCTCCATATATGGACAGTGAGGCTCCCATGCCTGACAAAGCGGTGGGACAATAGCCTGCGTCTCCCAATAAAACCACATGTCCCTTCACCAGGTTTGGGGCATGTACCATCCCCATTTTATCAACGAACATAAGACCTTCCTTTAAGAAACCGTCAATTAAATGCTGTACTTCTGAGTTGTAATTTTCAAACGTTTTCTTTAAAAGTTGTTTCGCATTGGAATGTATGTTAGCTAATTCATCAACATTATAGATATAGCATTGAATTGCTACCTCTTCATTACTAACCGGATAAATGGAAAGCATCTTGTTAATATCCAGGTATGTTTTGACCGTTCCCACAGTATATGGATGCTTTTCTTTTAGTCTGCCACCCATATACAGCAGATTGAAATCTTCCAGTTGACTTTCGCCAAAATATTTTGTTCTCGTAGAAGAGCGCAGTCCTTCAGATACTACCACAAGATCAGCGTCTATTACCTTTCCATTAGAAAGTGTGACGATAACTTTGTGTCCCCTTTGTTGCAGTTCGGTAATTGTCGTACCGAATATAATGTTTATAGCGCTCTTGACATTATTGTATATCACTTGATGAAGACCGCCCCGCGTGATCAGGATAGACTGATTGGTGTTCTGATTTACCTTCTCGTAACTTATATTTCGAATCATATTGCCACTGGAATCAAGCCAATGCATAAATTCAGAAGGTGTAGACTCTTTAACAAGATTACCAGTAAGGCCAATCTCATCCATTATTTTTACGCCAAAACTTTTAAGCGAGACCAAAAAGCCTGCATTATTAAATTGACTTGCTTTGTCTATCACTGTTATCTGGTGACCTTGATCCGCTAAAAGTTTTGCAGCGGTTATGCCGGCAATACCGCCACCTGAAATAATAATTCGCTTTTTCATATTAATGATGTCTTTTTTTAATGCTGTAAAATTATACGCACTTTTGTGTATAAAATAACCCATTAACTAGTAATAATAGTCCAAAACTATGACGCAGGAAATTAATAAACGGACGATGGTTCAATTGGCTGCGAAAATGGGAACACCCATTACGGAGAAACAAGGTGAGATAGCTTTACTTAAATTTCATAACATTAAAGTAGTCGACTTACTGCCGGAAATGATGGTTATGATCCGTTCACTGTTATCTGAAAAAGAATTTTCTTACCGTCGAAAACCCATTACTATAATAAAAAGCGGGTTGCTCATTTCTTTTCAGAACGTCTTTAACGGCAGAAACGAGGATCGTGGAGTGATGTGCCCGGCCACCAACTGGGATCGGGAACGCGCCCACGTTCGTATAATTCCCTTACACCTGGATAGCGAGGTTAAGTTTTCGAAGCAAGTGCATATCGAGCAGATTACAATTCTCGTAGAGACAGCTTACCTAAAGCAGTTCCTTGGAACGGAACAAACAAAATTCAGCTATCTTTTTAATTTAGAAAAGACATTCTGGATCGACGAGTTTATGTCTCCGGAAATTGCGGCACTGGTAGACGAAGTTGTGAATTCTTCCGCTGCGGTTTCTTTACCGGACTTTTATTATCGCCTGAAGTCATTAGAGTTGCTTTATTTTTTGTTTAGAAACCTTTCGCAAAGAGAGTCTATTTCCCATCTACATATGACTACCAGGGATATTGAGGCCATTTACCGAGTAAGAAACGCAATTGCAGCATCTTTAGACAAAGCATTACCAGCAAAAGAGCTAGCCAAACTATCAGGAATGAACGAATTAAAATTGAGAAAGCTTTTCACACAGGTATTTGGTAAAGGCCTATATCCTTACTTTCAACATCTTCGAATGCAGGAAGCAGCAAGACTATTAAAAGAAGAGCGACTTTCTGTTTCCGAGACGGGTTATTATGTTGGGTTCACTAACCTTAGCCATTTTGGAAGGTTATTTGAAGAGCACATGGGTGCCAAACCTAAAAAATGGATTAGCAAAACTTAGCACAAAATTGCTTATCACAAGTTTCTGATCTCATAATTTTACTTACAAAGCATTCTATTATGTCTTACAAGCGCATGAACCAGGTTTATCTTATTAATCACAAATTACAAGTTATCTTGAATTCTTTTGAGGCAGTTAATGGGAGTTAGTTAGTTTAATACTATTTATCAAATCAAGGTGGATTTATGATAGGCCAAAAAATTTACGGAGAAAATTCTGTCTCAAAAAACGAAAAATTTTGAATGTTGTTATATTGCAGTGATGATATGTATCATAGTTATAGACGAGATAGCAATTGGTGAAGCAAATTTGCAAGTGATTGATGAAGCTATGGGGGTAATTGGCGGCAGGTTTGTTCCTTTTCACGCCGATCAGAAATTTCAACATGTGATACAGGTTCAATGCGAGATGAAACGAGTTTCCAACATAAATGATTTCAATTATAAAATCAGAACCGGAGATAATGTAGACTTACATCCTAGTGGTGGTGTTGGAATTACGGACTTGAAGGGCATCAATGAAATCTATATCGAAAGTGCTGGAATAAATTTAAAACAAATAAAGATATTCAAATAAAAAGGTCGCAAATCATGAACATATAATATATTTTGCTCTTAATTTTGCGATTTACATGAAACCACAACTTCATAAAAGTCCTCGATATTTACAATAGGAAAAAATTGCTTCTAATATCTTCATTTATAATTTCACCCTGCCTTGTTTATAAAATATCTAACACGGCTATTTGTTTCACTATGCACGCGAAATTACCTGATTATTGTTTTCAACAGCTGAAGCTTTCAGTTGTGACCTGAATTCTTCGTCACTTCCAAACCCGAGCTGTTTTATCGTTCTGATTTCATAACTGACTGAAAAACGCTCTGCTTCAAAAGGCCAGAGCTCCACAATGATCGCTGCTTCTTTTTGGTGGAGGAAATAGGAAGTTCCGTCCGGTCCGGAGCTGATCTCCACCCGCCGGCCCGCCGGCGGGATCTGCGACTGACAGATCAGCAGTGAAAAAAGCATCACAAAATTCCAGAAGCGATCTGAGCGGCCTCCGGGATAACAACGTTTCAACAGTGCGAAGCGGCTGTTAATTTCGAAAAGACTTATAAAAATAAACCTAAAAAGCAATATCGGAAAAGGAAAACCACGTAAATTCTATCTTAGTAATTTGTTACTACTGAGTTTGATGGTGGATTTGGGCAATTCTTCATTGAGTTATTGAGGCTCAGATTTGTGGTTTGAAGAAAAAATTGTTATTTTGGTATTTGAATACAACAATCCGACTAAATTTAGTGAAAAGCTTCGGCTTAAAAAGCTCTTTCTCACCAAAACTTAAATCGGGTATCGTACAACCAATTTTTGGTTTCTAAATCGGACCAATTGAGCTAACCAAGAGGTAAATATTGAGACATAACACGGATTCGTATGTTGGTTCGCATCAATTGCTTTAAGTGAAGCAATCTGAAGCAGATCAAATAGATTATCGGCGTATCTGTTAGCGCTTATGAAAGCTCATAAATAAAAAATAGTGAATGAAAGTAAAACTCCTGATCCAGAATACGCTTAAGTCAATGGATATCGTATATTCCAAAACAATCAGCAGTATTGCCTTTATCCCGGCAGTTGTTGCCTTGCTGTTCTTATTTTTATCGGTATTCATGGTCGAGTTTGATTATTCCGAATCCGGAAAGGCCATTAAGTCAAATTCCCATTGGCTTACCCTTAAAGATGCAAGTACTGCCAGGAGCATTATCTCGACAATTACCGGCGGGATCATTTCGTTGACCGTATTCAGCTTTAGTATGGTGATGATACTGTTAAATCAGGCCGCCTCACAAATGAGTAACAGGATACTCGAAAAGCTTATTGGTAACCGCTTTCAGCAGATTGTTCTGGGCTTTTACATCGGTACTATTGTTTATGCGTTATTCCTCCTCAGTACCATCCGCGATGTTGACTCTGGTGTATATGTGCCTGCCATCAGTACCTATCTGTTAATCTCTTTTACAGTAATCGATATTTTCCTTTTCATATATTTTCTTCACTATGTTACCCAGTCGGTAAAATATGAAACCATAATCCATAAAATTTTCAACGATACACAGAAAAGTCTTGAGAAGAAATGCGTCATTTCGGATGTTCGCGAACCACCCTCTCATCAATTATCAGGTACGGTTGTACATGCCAGCAATTCTGGAATCTATCAGGGCTGCATGGAAAAGCCCCTGCTCGCATTATGCTCACGAGAAAACCTTGTCGTTCATATTGAATGGCCAATTGGTACAATGATCATAAAAAATACACCCATTTTATCAGTGTGGAACAAGGATGGGATTTCTGAAGAACTTCGTAAGGAAATCACCGGCATGATTAATATACATGGCGGACAAAATATTGATACCAATTATTATTATGGTTTCAGGCAGTTGATGGAAGTGGCCGTGAAAGCACTCAGTCCAGGTATTAATGATCCTGGAACAGCGATTTTAAGTCTACAGGCACTTGGTCATCTACTAAAATTTCGAAGTGAATACTACCCGAAACATGCAATCGTTGATCGAGACAACGTGTCCAGGATCTTCGTCAAGGAAAGAACTTTTGAAGAGATTTTTGCCGAATGCATTTATCCTATATGGGACTATGGAAAGCATGATCGGCTGCTAACCATGGAACTGCATCATATTCTTTTACTACTTTGGACGCAGACAGCCAGGCCGGTTTTTGATAAAATGCTTGACGAAATAAGGCGATCAAAGATGTATCAGGATATAGAACTAGGCTTTAAGGGAACCTGACCATTCCCACCAGAAAGCAAATATTGTTTAGAAGCATTCAGCATTTTGAAGATTCATCACTAAAAGCTTATACATCAAGTTTCATAAGTACCACGAGAATTTCTTTGCCACATCAGGCTATCAGTTATTCTTTTTGCTGCTAAGACCTGCCATTATAGTTGTTGCGGTCACGCCATGAAGAAGGATGGATGTCAAAATGGTAAAGGATACAACTGGCCATAGCACATCCTGCTGATCGAATGTTGCCTGGCTGAAAGCAAAGGCGAGGTAATATATCGAACCCATACCGCGAATGCCTAAAAAACTGATCGCAAGTTTTTCCTTTAAAGGGGTTGAACTTCCTAATAGAGACAAGTAGGACGCGAAAGGCCGCACCAGGACCACAAATGCCACTGATACTAGCGCCATTTTAAAGGTCAGGGGAGCAAGCACTCCACCAACCAAAGAACCACCAAAAAAAATCAGCAGTACCGCCAGAAGCATCCGTTCCATTTGATCGGTGAAGGAATGGAGTTGTTGATGATACTCATGGCCTTTCTCATAATGCCTTAATGTCAGCCCCGCAACGAAGACCGCAATAAACCCGTAAGCATGAAATGATTCAGTGATCGCGTAGGTAAAAAGCGTAAGGGAAATAGCAAGAAAACCGTCAGTTGCCTTTAACAAACGGTATTTTTCAGAAATAGAGAACACCAAATATCCCACCACCTTGCCGCAAAGCCAGCCTATAACCAGGCCTGCTGAAATCTTATAGAAAAGGTAATACCATGTCCAATGCCACATTGAAGAAGTGCTAATCCCTTGGGAAGCCACTACAATGGCTAGCCATGTAAATGGAAATGCCATTCCGTCATTTAGTCCCGCCTCCGAGGTAAGTGCAAATCGGGGCTCAGATTTACCGCGTTCATTGGGTGGCCCCACCTGTACATCGGCAGCAAGGACTGGATCTGTCGGCGCAAGAACTGCGGCAAGCAACAGCGCAGCCGAGAGGGTAAGTCCCAAGACAAAAACGCCCAGCAATGCAGAAATTAATATGGCCAGGATCATGGCTATAAGAATCAACCTGAGCGGCGTAGACCATTTCTTGAGCGAGAAACTTCTGTCAATCTTGATGCCCGTCCCCATCAAAGAGATGACAACAATCAGCTC from Pedobacter endophyticus includes:
- a CDS encoding DUF2254 domain-containing protein, yielding MKVKLLIQNTLKSMDIVYSKTISSIAFIPAVVALLFLFLSVFMVEFDYSESGKAIKSNSHWLTLKDASTARSIISTITGGIISLTVFSFSMVMILLNQAASQMSNRILEKLIGNRFQQIVLGFYIGTIVYALFLLSTIRDVDSGVYVPAISTYLLISFTVIDIFLFIYFLHYVTQSVKYETIIHKIFNDTQKSLEKKCVISDVREPPSHQLSGTVVHASNSGIYQGCMEKPLLALCSRENLVVHIEWPIGTMIIKNTPILSVWNKDGISEELRKEITGMINIHGGQNIDTNYYYGFRQLMEVAVKALSPGINDPGTAILSLQALGHLLKFRSEYYPKHAIVDRDNVSRIFVKERTFEEIFAECIYPIWDYGKHDRLLTMELHHILLLLWTQTARPVFDKMLDEIRRSKMYQDIELGFKGT
- a CDS encoding DUF3891 family protein; its protein translation is MKRCYPGGRSDRFWNFVMLFSLLICQSQIPPAGRRVEISSGPDGTSYFLHQKEAAIIVELWPFEAERFSVSYEIRTIKQLGFGSDEEFRSQLKASAVENNNQVISRA
- a CDS encoding cation:proton antiporter, coding for MNQYILLMLIAGIASIGMAFIPSMAKKIGISYSIIYVGVGVLIYLIWPKELPDPLPQKDNSLVLHLTELIVVISLMGTGIKIDRSFSLKKWSTPLRLILIAMILAILISALLGVFVLGLTLSAALLLAAVLAPTDPVLAADVQVGPPNERGKSEPRFALTSEAGLNDGMAFPFTWLAIVVASQGISTSSMWHWTWYYLFYKISAGLVIGWLCGKVVGYLVFSISEKYRLLKATDGFLAISLTLFTYAITESFHAYGFIAVFVAGLTLRHYEKGHEYHQQLHSFTDQMERMLLAVLLIFFGGSLVGGVLAPLTFKMALVSVAFVVLVRPFASYLSLLGSSTPLKEKLAISFLGIRGMGSIYYLAFAFSQATFDQQDVLWPVVSFTILTSILLHGVTATTIMAGLSSKKNN
- a CDS encoding FAD-dependent oxidoreductase — its product is MGYFIHKSAYNFTALKKDIINMKKRIIISGGGIAGITAAKLLADQGHQITVIDKASQFNNAGFLVSLKSFGVKIMDEIGLTGNLVKESTPSEFMHWLDSSGNMIRNISYEKVNQNTNQSILITRGGLHQVIYNNVKSAINIIFGTTITELQQRGHKVIVTLSNGKVIDADLVVVSEGLRSSTRTKYFGESQLEDFNLLYMGGRLKEKHPYTVGTVKTYLDINKMLSIYPVSNEEVAIQCYIYNVDELANIHSNAKQLLKKTFENYNSEVQHLIDGFLKEGLMFVDKMGMVHAPNLVKGHVVLLGDAGYCPTALSGMGASLSIYGAKALSHFLARSPDDLAVSLENYNALMQPIIKKFQANARNNAQSFIPRNEADLIRFTRLFSAASDAEVSKMMTEQLVLTEDQIKFTLNLNNNEI
- a CDS encoding helix-turn-helix domain-containing protein, with protein sequence MTQEINKRTMVQLAAKMGTPITEKQGEIALLKFHNIKVVDLLPEMMVMIRSLLSEKEFSYRRKPITIIKSGLLISFQNVFNGRNEDRGVMCPATNWDRERAHVRIIPLHLDSEVKFSKQVHIEQITILVETAYLKQFLGTEQTKFSYLFNLEKTFWIDEFMSPEIAALVDEVVNSSAAVSLPDFYYRLKSLELLYFLFRNLSQRESISHLHMTTRDIEAIYRVRNAIAASLDKALPAKELAKLSGMNELKLRKLFTQVFGKGLYPYFQHLRMQEAARLLKEERLSVSETGYYVGFTNLSHFGRLFEEHMGAKPKKWISKT